Within Macadamia integrifolia cultivar HAES 741 unplaced genomic scaffold, SCU_Mint_v3 scaffold2756, whole genome shotgun sequence, the genomic segment ATTGATTATTATCTTTttcgaaagaaaaaaattccatttcctAACAGAAGTGTTAGTCTGCTTTTCCTAAATGATTTATCTGTTCATCAGTTGTCTCAAGATTGGGGGAAAGAAGTGGGGTATATTTCAAATGACTAATCTGATTATACAATGAGTTAATCAAGGAATTTTCTATAATATTTGTGTTATCAAAATTTTTTACAAGATTTCACTGTACAAGATTGAAAAATGAGGTATGGTTATCTTATCTATTGAAAAATCAGAAGAGCTTGCTGGCAAATTCTTCTGTGGTCTCTCCATAGcttttggaagaagaagaagaagaagaagaagctgcaAGATCCCTGAGCTCTGACAAGCTCCTTCCTAGTTGTAGAGCTTCCTTCATTTCAATCAACtccccattctctctcttctccacctcCCTTTCCATCAACATGGACCCAAAGGACTCCTCCATGAGCCGAAAGAATCCAGTATTGCTCCTACACATCTCAAATACCATCCCTACTTGCCCACCATACTCCATTGTGTTCACTATGGCTGCCAGAGCATTGGTCCTACAAAAGCAGAACCCACTGCTGCAAGGCCCGTGAGCAGAGGCCCCGAAATTGCTAGTGCCTTGTTAACTTTCAAAGCTAACCTGCTCAGCCTCACATACTCTTCTGTGTAGTCCTTCCTCTTCAAAGCTTTCTGTCTCATTTCCTCCTCCAGCTTTGCATTCCATCCATTGCTTCCCTTCCTTCCTCTGTTACTACCATCGAGTCCTTTCTGTTGCGGTCCTTGTGGCCACCACACTGTCGGGTCAACCGTGGCGGGGAACTTGTCTAGCATTGCTCCAAGCAAGGGAAGAGGGTAGGCCCTGTCGAGGACCAAGGCTGGAGGTTTGAATTGGACCTGGTTTAACCTCTTACAAACGTGTTGACATGAAGTGAGGTGAGATCTCTCCTCTGGGAGTGTGCATACATTAATGctatttgagtttttttttttttcacttaaggTCGGCAATGAATTTATTAataaagaatgagagagagtaCTGAGATAATGCAATAagataggggggggggggtttgtcaaagttgtttctagaattttaaataggcataaattttgatttatatttctagaaacgggtaaaacaaaacaactttatcaaacgctttttaggttgtttctccgtttttgGAAACAAGCAAACGTAGAAACGGAAGAAACAGAACGTTGTAAAATGGTGCCTTAATTTGCTTTACTCTCACCTttactttattattttaaaagaaaattaaggtcAATGCATTTCCCCCCTTGTTTGTTTTCATCAATGTGGCCAAAATCCAACTTGGATCTATATTTACTCCTTACATATAAGATCTGACcacattcagttgggataaggttatgattgttgttgttgttgttgtatataaGATCTGAcccttgtatatatatacaaacaCATATTGAAGATGTAGGCTTGTGGGCCCACCCAAACCCCATTGCCCTTGGGAAACTCATTAAGGGCCTGTTTGTTTTGAGGGAATTGGGGTGGGGGTGTTATCAGGGGACCCACATGTCAGTGGCgttaaaaagaaggaaagtaaGATGTGGTGAAACAATTGTAGCATCCCACCCCATCATGTTTGGTTGGGTGGGAgctgggaggagagagagagaaaagagacaaAAGAAGATGATGGAGTAGAGAAATAACGTCTTCAAATTCCGACGGCCCCAGTGCAGGTTCACTGCTCCTCCACTGCCTCTTCCGGCTGCAAGGGTAGAGAAACCCAAAGATGAGGAGAAGAAAGCTGAGATTCAAGTAGCTGATGCACCTACCCCTGCCCCTGCTCCCTGCTCCTGTAATGAAGAAGCGTCGGCACCGACAATGATGGAAGAGCCCTTGAGGAGGAAGGCTAGAAAAATTGTAGAGCCGGCTCCTAGGAGACCTACCCCAGACCAACGTAAAAGGAATGGTACGCATTGGCGATTTTCATGGACGAGAGAGGGTCGAGAGTGGAGGGAGACCCCTAAAGACCTACCTCAGACTGGCGTTGTTCTATGGTCGTTCCTCACTCACTATTCAAATCTTCTTCATGACGAGATCCTCAATGCCTAGAGTTGGGCAATGCTCCTCAAACCTATATCCAACTACAACACCAATTTATGAATCAGGAAAATTTGACTATGACTTTGaagttattaattttttgaaggaatccctctttttgtagaTCCTTCTCAGCATCTGCAATAGCATACTCTCATCAAGAGATCTCGTTGAAAAAGATAGAGAcggggagaaagagaaaaggggagagagagagagagagagagagagagagagagagagagaggaaggaatcCTGCAAGAGTCCTACTGATTTCAAAGGACTTTGAGAAGGCTTGGGGTGAGAGAAGTTGCCTGCCATGAGGGCcgataaaaaaaattgggttgCCTGCTCACTTTTCCGCCCCTAAGTAAAGAAACACCTTTGGAATtgctattttttgaaaaagtgcAAAAATATTCCCACCCCAAAAATCTCACTCCACAACTCTCTTCTAAACAAATGGGCCTTAAAATTTCCGAACATCAAAGCTTAGAAGAGAAACGAGTGGAAGTTGTAAACTCATAAAATATCTATTGACATGTTCCTAGGTTGACCTATataacaaattttatttttttatatatatatatatatatatatgtaaatttATCATATTGTATACTAATGAGAATtaatacaataaaaataatcaaTAAGAATCcattggaaaaatattttttttactggATCATATCTGACAATATTTGGGTCATTAGTCTGGATTCTATTCATGGTTAGGTCTACAAATTTTACCAGTTTTCTCTCATATGAGGAAAAAATTTACCTTCTCCATACATACATTCCAAATTCTGGATTTATGAgcttttttcttctaataatgTGGAAGATAAAAATGGTACTTTCCTTTGCTCACCAGATTGTATATGTTTTTGTTATAACATTTGTAAGAAAGAACATTACCTGACCATATGTACCTGCACTTACACTTACACGTAGCAGGTGCGAAAATATTGTACTGCCCCACGTTGAAGATGCTCGTATACACAATCCTATTGGTCAAGAACACTATTCAGTCAGGTAATGTTCTCTCgtccaaaatattttttctttttgataaaaataatttgTTTTAAGCATTACATGATGTGCCTTGTCTCGTTACATGATAATGGTAGTGATTCAGAGAAATAGCTTCATTACATGATGTGCCTTGTCTCGTTCTCTACCCAC encodes:
- the LOC122067200 gene encoding probable F-box protein At4g22030; protein product: MLDKFPATVDPTVWWPQGPQQKGLDGSNRGRKGSNGWNAKLEEEMRQKALKRKDYTEEYVRLSRTNALAAIVNTMEYGGQVGMVFEMCRSNTGFFRLMEESFGSMLMEREVEKRENGELIEMKEALQLGRSLSELRDLAASSSSSSSSKSYGETTEEFASKLF